DNA sequence from the Anaerobacillus alkaliphilus genome:
GGTTTCACAATGTTGGAGACGAGGCTATTCTTTTTTCGATCATTCAAGCGTTGAAAAAAGCTAATCAACACGTGCAAATCACAGTTCTATCAAATGATCCTGACTATACGAAAAACACATATGAGGTTGATGCAGTTAATCGTTGGAAGCTAAAAGAGGTAAGTGCGGCGATTAAGCAAGCTGACGGCCTCATTAGTGGAGGCGGAAGCTTGCTTCAAGATAAAACAGGGAACCGAAGCGTGATCTATTATTCAGCGATCATGCTAATCGCAAAGTTTCACCGCAAACCCTTTGTCGTATATGCACAAGGAATTGGTCCGGTTGATAAAGAGTATAATCAGAAAATCACCAAGTTTACGTTATCGAAGGCTGCACTCATTTCTGTACGTGATGAAGCTTCAAAGAAATTTTTACAGCAAATTGGCATAAAAAACGAAATTATTGAAGTTCCAGACCCGGTATTAGGCATCGAATCCCAAGATGGCTATGCGAATGAATGGCTTGAGAAGACCGGTCTTACTGAGAAGAAGTATATCTCAGTTTCCGTTCGTGACTGGCCATCAGAGATTAAATATCTGGAAATGATCGCAAAAGCTTTGAACGGCGTATCCGAGCACCAAATTGTTTTTGTGCCAATGCACGGTGAACATGACGAAAAAACTTCGTTTAAAGTAGCCGAAATGATGGATAAAAAGTCTTATATTGCTCCATATGAATTTTCAATTGCGGATAAAATTGCAGTTATTGGCGGATCACAATTGTTAGTTGGAATGAGATTGCACGCGTTAATTTTTGCAGCTGTTATGGACACGCCTTTTACAGCTTTATCCTATGAT
Encoded proteins:
- the csaB gene encoding polysaccharide pyruvyl transferase CsaB, with protein sequence MKVVLSGYYGFHNVGDEAILFSIIQALKKANQHVQITVLSNDPDYTKNTYEVDAVNRWKLKEVSAAIKQADGLISGGGSLLQDKTGNRSVIYYSAIMLIAKFHRKPFVVYAQGIGPVDKEYNQKITKFTLSKAALISVRDEASKKFLQQIGIKNEIIEVPDPVLGIESQDGYANEWLEKTGLTEKKYISVSVRDWPSEIKYLEMIAKALNGVSEHQIVFVPMHGEHDEKTSFKVAEMMDKKSYIAPYEFSIADKIAVIGGSQLLVGMRLHALIFAAVMDTPFTALSYDPKIDAFAKLAKQPVAAHVNEANWTEETVLEVIKQQLNNLPKYTDNVKKYADQAKLESQNTAILALQSFKK